ATTAAAATTGCTGAAAGAACACTTCTATACAATATGGACACTTCATATTGTACCAACAGATGATTTGCCACTGGTTTCGACCTGATGTACAGAGTCCGGAACGATTTTGCGCAGAAGTGCCCATGTGTTCTTTCTGGTTTGCAATCTTTTAAATCAGAAAAGTGCAGCATCTACAAAAGGAGAGTTAAGTAGATATGAACCAATCACTAGCAGAGATGGAAAGCAATAAATCCTTTTACAATTATATTTCAAAGAAGGAAAATGCAGTAGATTATGCAGGCACTATACATATATCAATGATGTCAAAAATCTTATTTCATGAATGAAGCCTACTCACTTTTGATGTAGAAACAAAAGGGGGACACATTGGGGGCACATATTTAATTACTTACATTGATGTGATAGTTGGAACATTGTAACCAGTATGTATTATGTATATCACATTATATGGTATATGTATATCACCCTATAAAAAGTAAAATTCAAAATCTATCTAATATGTAAAACTCATGTGATGCATCAACTTTGTCCTCAAGTTGTAAAATGAGTCCTCAAAGTAATAATATTAGTTCTTAAAGTTGTAATATGAGTCCTTAAGGATTCATATTACAACTCCGAGGACTAATATTACTAGTTTGAGGACTCGATTTATAAAGTTGATGCATCACATTCACATGTATTAACACATTGTAGAATTTTCCGTAAAACTGAATATAGGACAAAATCTGTATTAAGCTGATCACACTACAAAGTACAAAGTGCAGTAGGATATAAACTCAAAACTTCTTACTCGGGACAACCCTCAGAAGGAGGAATATATTGATAAATATTTGCCAAAATAGTAATTGTTCGGGGTTGTTCTACTTACCCTTAAATGGACTTAGAATCTTGCTTTTCCATGAGCAGTACCTTAGGGAAGAACAAACATACATTTTCTGCTAGTCCACACATATGATTTCCGGATCTTGTTTTCTGTTGATTTTGGTTTTAATTGTAATCTCTTTCTTCTTGCCAGTAGACTTCTCCACGGCTGAGACACTAAGGACACTATTAGCATCAATATCAAAGCAAACATCAAACTCAGGAAGACCCTCAGGAGCAGGAGGAATGCCATCAATCTCAAATACAGCCAAAAGGTTATTCTCTGAGGTTGTTTTGCTCTCACCCTCAAATATGGCGAACTCAATAACATCTTGGTTTGCATAAGATGTTGTCAGTGTACGTTGCTTCTTGGTGGGGATTTTGGTGTTTTTAGGAACAACAACAGACATCAGATCTCCAATAATCCTCACCCCGAGTGACAGGGCAGTGACATCCAAAAGAGTAAAGCCTTGAAGCTTCTCATTCCTACTTCCATTCAAGAGGGCAGCTAGAACAGCAGCACCATATGCCACTGACTCATCAGGATTTATACCTTTACAGAGCTCCTTTCCCTTAAAAGTATCTTGTAATAGCTGTTGCACTTTTGGAATTCTAGAAGAGCCACCAACAAGAACAACATCATTGACGTCGTCTATATCCATTTTAGCATCCTTCAAGCACTTCTTCACCTGCTGCATACACTTCTTGAAGAGATCCATGTTCAGTTTTTCAAATTTGGCACGCGTAATAGGCATAATGAAATCAATACCCTGATGTAAACCATCAATCACAATGTTTGTTGTAGTCATAAGTGAAAGATTCTTCTTTGCCTCCTCACATGCATTTCTCAACCTCCTAAGAGCCTTAGAATTCCTAATGTCCAAACCATACTGCCTCTTAAATTCCTCAACACAAAAACTCACCATTCTGTTATCGAAGTCTTCACCGCCTAGGTGGGTTTCTCCGGCCGTGGTCTTCACTTCACAGGCGCCATCTCCTATGGTAAGCAATGAGACATCCAAAGTTCCACCACCCAAATCAAATACCATCACGTTTCTCTTACAATACCAGCCAGCCTTCTTGACCAGCCCATAAGCTATGGCTGCAGCAGTTGGTTCATTGATTATACGCATCACATTTAGTCCAGCTGCAACAGCAGCAGTTTTTGTAGCTTGTCTCTGTGAGTCACTGAAGAAAGCAGGGACAGTTATTACTGCATTCTTCACAGTTGTGCCGATATATGCTTCAGCGGTACCACGCATCTTTGTGAGAACCATGGATGAGATATCTTCAGCAGAAAACTGTTTCTCCTTATCCGCCTGGGTAACCACAATCATGGGCTCGTCATCAGGACCTTTAATTACTTTGAATGGCCAAAGCTTTATATCATTTTGAACAGAGGTGTCACTAAATCTCCTGCCTATCAACCGCTTGGCATCTGCCAATGTACGTAAAATAGAGACATTTTGTTCAATAAAGGAATAGGAGAATATAAGTACAATATACATAACTTTGTTACAAACAGTAATGTGATTTATGGCTTGATGCTTGGTATTGGTAATGTGAAATATGCCCATTTTGATTTATCCGAATTCTTGTAGTACTAGAGTCTCCCACTCTGCTATGACATTACTACTTAGTTGTAATGCCTAGTTAACGATATACAAAAACCATCGTATTTTACACAAATTAAGAAAAGAAAAGTCATTTACGCCATTTAACAGTTTAGGCAATATAGTTTTCACCTATACAAAGATAAATTATATACATACATTACAAACAAAAATGCTAAGCAGAATGAGAACTGAGATGTGAGAAGAAAGTGTTGTGTATACAAAATAAACATGATCAGCTATGAAATGGCAATCATTCAATTTCCTTTCCTGATGTAATCTCTACTCCATGAAACGATATATGTTAAACTTACTCCAAAGTGACATAATTCCAAAATGAAAGATGATGACCAGTATATATTTTTGGTCCAATTTTGCAACTGAGGATCTTCTGAACATGAAATCTTTATTAGTACTTATTTATCTTAATATGACATAATAGAGATAAACTTCCGAAGCATAATCAAGTGAGCTATAAGTCTATAACCGATCAAAGAAACAAACGTGAGAATTTGATCTTACCAAAGACAGAATTGGCAGGATTTCTTTCGAGTTGGTAAATGGCTGCATCACCAACTAACTTCTGACTACCCCAGAAGGCAACAACAGATGGGGTAATCCTCATCCCCTGATCGTTTGCTATTATTTCGACATGATCATTTTCCCATACTGCGACACATGAATTTGTAGTTCCCAAATCAATCCCAATAGCATGTACAGTTTCCTCTTTAGCCATTCTCAGATGACAAAACTCAAACAAGGAAAACTGATGTGGCTAGAGTTAGTTTTTTTGGAAATGAAAGTCTTTTTTGGCTCGAGTAGTTTAAGTAAGCAAAGGTAAAGTCTTTTGGTGGGGTGAATAAGTACTTGGAATGTGTTGCAGTGATTTCATTTGGTTTTTGACCACATTCTGATTCATCAATGCCACAGCACAATGTTCAATGTACAGAGTATAGTGTTACATAAGAGCATCTCCAACAGCTTCCCCATTTTCTTAAACTTCTCAATTTTGGGGAATATAGAGCTGTTTTTAGGTCCAACAGCTTCCCTATCTCATTCCCCAAAATAGGGATGAAGAAGAAAAAGAAGCCTTCATTCCCTAACAGAACCTTCTCAGCTACTCACTAATTAATAACATTACACATTCTAGAACAAGAAAAATTGACAAAAAATATAAAAGACACCCAAGATCCAAGTTTTATCGGTTAAAGAAAAAACCGGGTGCTCTGATAATGACATACCAAGTGAAAGATAAAATAAAAAAAATAAAAAAAAGGATAAGGATCATCGCTTTGGCTGAATTCTCTCATTGGCTTCCTTGGCTTTTAATTTAAGTCATCCATTGCAAATCTAAAGGCCAACATCAATGCACCTCATCAATTGCTCTTAAATACCCAATTAATGCAGTTGTCTTACTAACGTCGTTGCGAAATTCCTTCTACCTTCTCCTCCTTTTCTACTTTCTCATCTGATTGCTCTTTCTTCTCTCATCTCCTTAATTTGTTTGTTTTTTCAAGTTGATCAAAGCATCGAAACAAATTTAATCATTCTGAAATTTAAACTTACTAACTTGAAATGAAAATAAGCATGAATCGGTATAAACAACAATCGGTATCAACAAAAATCGGTATAAGAATATTTCATATTGTTTACTTACTATAAGGAATCAAAACATGAATGTAACTAATTACGATTGATGTTGTTTACTTACCATATGTAATCGGAATTAAAACTAGTTTGATTTCTAAAATACCCCTACAAGAAATGAATTTAAAATACCCCTGAAATAAAATATATATTTTTAGGGTTGGGTAATTTAGAAATATTATAATTATGTAAGGATATTTTGGGAAGAAAAAATTGATTTCATTACCTTGATTATGATACCCATCTCCCCTCTTGGGTATTGAATAAGGGGTTTCGTCAGAAATCAATTCTTGATAAGTAAGTATGATCCATATTCATTCTAATACCTTAATATGTTAGTAAACGTCGGAATTCACTCATTCCAAAATTAATTACATTACTCTTAATTTCATTCCAAATTAGTAAACATGTCCTTATCAGTGGTATTTACTTTTTTCTCATGCCCTATAACAACTCTGTCTCTCTTTCAATTTGATATGGGTTCATCTTTTAGCACTAGGTTCTCTCTCGAACTTTTCTCAGGTGCGGATTTTCGTCCGTTCGTCACCGTACGGTGCCGGCGAGAGCGCGCCTCCACCCCAGCAGCTTCCCCGACCACTTTCCATCCCCGGTGAGTCTGCCGAATTCCAGTTTTCCGGCCAGATTGACTTTGTTTGAAGTTTTGGGTGATCTGGCCGGAAAACTGAAATTCGACGGACTCGCCGGGAATAGAACGTGGTCGGAAAAGCTGCTGAAGTCCACTGGGGTGGAGGCGCGCCCTCGCGCGGCGCCGTATGGTGACGAACGGACGAAAATCAGCACCGTAAAAAACGGTGCGGACGTCCGTAGCAAAGACGGACCGGTTCTCTCTCTCTCTATTCCATCTGGGCTCCTCTATTATTTCGCAATATCTATCCAGTTCAACAAATGGGGTTTCCTTCATTCGCTTCATGTCCCAGACTTGAAATCATCAACCTCAATATTTGGGACAAGATTTGGTGTTCGATTGTGTTTGAGCTCTGGCAAATCGATGTCCGAACAACTAATCTTTTGCTCTGAAGAAATTTGAAATCAACAGTTGTTTCGGTAATGAATTTGTTCCGACTCGGGTGGATTAATCTTTTGGGGATTTAGACTCCCAAGATTCATAAAGATTGGATTTGGGCCCATTACGTTTTCTCACAATTCACAAGTCAATGTTGTTTTTCTCTATGCATTCACCATCTCTGCAACTTGGTGTTTAGTTGCCAAAGATATTAAGAACATGAATGAAGTATTAAGTAGTGCCTTGGAAACATTTTATCTCTCAAACATAGCTAGCCAATTAAGGTAATGTTCAACAGAATCATAAAAAACATATGAATAACAGAAACACGCCAAGGCTAACAACCAGCCAACAAAAGGAATGTTCATCAGCTGGACAACCGACACAAGTTCTAGATAACATCCTCAATGCCTTCAAAAGTTCTTCTATCACTGTTGATTGTAATCCCCTCCTTTTTGCCCGTGGACATGTCCTCAGCAGAGACACTCAAGATACCATTTGCATCAATATCAAAGCAAACATCAACTTTGGCTTGACCTTTAGGAACTGGAGGAATGTCATCAAGTGAAAAATGACCTAAAAAGTTATTTTGTTTGGCTATTTTACTCTCACCCTCATAAACAGGGAAGGCAACTGAATGCTGGTTGTCATAAAGAGTCGTTATTCTCTTTTTCTTCTTGATGGGAATGGGAGAGTTTCTTGGAACCACCACATTCATGTACTTCTTGAAGTTGTGAGGGTCAATTCTTGAATTATGACTCTCCACTCCAAGTGAGAGAGGGGTGACATCCAGGAGACTGAAGTCTAGTAGTTTCCCGTTGAAGTTTCCACCTATCAAGACAGCAGCTTGAATAGCTGCACCATATGCAACAGCCTCATCAGGATTAATACCTTGGCACAGCTCCTTCCCCTTGAATACATCCTGCAAAAGTTGTCGCACTTTGGGAATCCTAGAAGAGCCACCAACAAGAACAACATCATGCACACTGCTTATCTTCATTGTAGCATCTTCCAAACACTTCTCCACAGGCTCCATGCACTTGCTGAAGAGATCTGCATTGAGTTGCTCGAATTTAGCGCGGGTAATGGTTAAAGAGAAGTCAATACCCTGGTGCAGATAGTCAATGCCAATGTCAGCCTCACAGATAGTTGAAAGCATCCTCTTTGCTTTTTCACATGCATTTCGCAACCTCCTAAGAGCCTTGGGGTTTCCAGTGATGTCGACTTTATGTTTCCTCTTGAATTGCTTAACACAATAATCCACCATTCTATTATCAAAGTCTTCACCTCCAAGGTGTGTGTCTCCAGCAGTGGCCTTCACTTCAAAGACACTATCAGCTATGACAAGTAGAGAAACATCCAATGTACCACCACCAAAGTCGAATACTAGCACATTTCTCTTGCCATACCAACCAACCTTCTTGTCAAGCCCATAAGCAATAGCTGCGGCAGTTGGTTCATTGATAATACGCATCACATTTAGGCCGGCAGCAACACCAGCTTTCTTTGTAGCCTCACGCTGCGAGTTATTGAAGTAAGCGGGGACAGTTATAACAGCATTCTGCACAGTTGATCCAAGGTAAGCCTCAGAAATCTCCCTCATTTTTGAGAGGACCATGGATGAGATTTCTTCAGCGCCAAATTGTTTCTTTACTCCCTTTTCGGTGACCTCAATCAAGGGCTTGTCACCAGCACCTTTAACTACCTTGAATGGCCAATGCTTCAAATCATTTTGAACAGAATTATCACTGAATCTCCTACCAATGAGCCTTTTTACATCTGCAAATTGATCATGAAATTAACTAATGCCAATGATCACAAAACTAGCATCCTCGATAAATTATTTCACTCTCTCGGGCCAGAATGCTATGCAAGGTATGCAGTAACTAAATATTATGCATATTGATTGCCTAGCTATTTAGCCATCACTCCTATGAGACATAACACAAAACAGAATAAACTATATATGGAACAATTGAGTTACACTTCCAGTGTTGACGAAATCAGAACACCAAACAATTTATATTGTTAGTTTGTCGAAAAAAAATTATGTAGTTAGCACACATTCTGTATAAATCTGAATCATTGGAACTTTTTTTTTTTTTTTGAAAAGGATAGTTAGAACTTTCCAATGATTCAGATTTATACAGAATATGTGAGTAACATAATAAGATGCTGAAAATAATTGTAACCAAAGGATTCGGAAAGAAGCATACCAAAGATAGAGTTGGCGGGGTTTGTGAAAACTTGGTTAAATGCTGCATCTCCTATCAACTGCTCAGCATCAGTAAAAGCAACATAAGATGGAGTGGTTCTTTTCCCCTGATCATTCTGTATGATCTCTACATGGTCAATCTGCCATACTCCGACACACGAGTATGTTGTCCCCAAGTCAATTCCGACGGCATGGTACCCTTCCTTTTCGGCCATTTTCAGCTGAAGAATCAGAAGAAATAATATGGAAGAACAAAGGAAAAATAATCTCAGAGGAAGGTTGATAGAGCCTCTATGGCTGGAGAGATCACCAGGTGTGGCCGCAAGTGAGAAGGAAAAGCTTTCGAGTGTTGGTATAAGTTGAAGGATTCAAATAGCGTTATGGAATGTAGAGCAGTAGTCATTTACGTTTCTCCAATTTTCTTTGCATGAAACCTTGGAAATTGGAATGCCATATTAATTTTTTTTTAATACTCATACCCAAGAGTCTCTAGTCTCTACCTTTTTATCAGTCTATTGATGATCCCATACTTATCAACGGCATACATAATAGTATTTTCTTTCACGTTAATTAATGTTTATTTAATCGAAATTTACAAAATGCATTCATTGCCTGGTGAGCTTAGAAGTTAGAACACAATGATATGCATACATTTTCCTGAATGTTCATCATCAGAACTTGTCTGGAAGTTCAATAATACATGTATATTTTCACCGATGAATGCATAAAGGCGGTCAGTTCTTTTCGACTCGATACACCAACTCACTTCCATATGGCCCTGCATCTATATAAACAGTCGAGTTCTCATCCATCTCTTCTCCTACCAGCATTCTTGACAACTCTGTCACCACCTTCTTTTCAAGCCATCTCCTAATTGGTCTAGCACCATAAGCCTGAATAGAAACGACACCAGTTCTTTAGCATTTCATGTAAAAGGGCAAAGATGTTGTCATGTAGATTTTGAAAAATAATTGTGACAAGATGCGCAAACATCTTTAGGCAACAAACAGGTAGTTGACAACATTTGTGAAAGCGCAACTTTTGTCGGCAAAATTGTTCAAGATCAAACATTTCCAACCAAGAAATCGTTGGCAAAACTTTTGAAATCGCAAAGCCCTTCAATCTAAGATTTTCAAAAAATTGCTCAAACACCTTTTATAGAGCAGATTGAATAGCTAGTTGATTAACCAACTGCAAATCAAGGAAGTAGAACTAACCGGATCATAACTCTTATGCATAATATAATTCAATGCTGCATCAGTCAATTCCAAAGCAACACCTCTCTCAGAAAGTCGGTTAATAACATCCTTCATTTGCAATCTAGCCACCTTCTTTACTTGCTCATATGAAAGAGGATCAAATATGACAATCTCATCAAGCCGATTTAGGAACTCAGGACTAAAGTGACTTCTCACCTATCCAATCACCAAAAGCTTATTCAGAATACTTATGTGTCAAACAAATGAAACTACAAATTAGAGAGACTAAGGTGGACAGTGAAGCTACCTCTGGCATAACTCTATCACGAGCAACTTGCATTGAACACTCTCCCACTAAACCAGACAGGAGATGTTTTGCTCCAAGGTTAGAGGTCATGATAATCATAGTGTTCTTGAAGTCTACAACATGACCTTGGGCGTCAGTTAACCTTCCATCGTCTAATACTTGCAGGAGAATGTTGAAAATGGAGGTGTGTGCCTTTTCCACTTCATCAAATAATACAACACTATAGGGTCTCCGTCTCACGGCCTCTGTCAGTTGGCCACCTTCATCATGACCAGCATACCTATAAACAAAGAAGGAACCAACTTTTAGATGTTATACTCAAGAAAAGTTGTTAACTAATGTTTGGACTTTGAACAAAACTCAAAATGTACTTACCCTGGAGGAGCACCAATCAAGCGCGAAAGAGAATTTTCAGAAAGGTACTCAGACATGTCTAGTC
Above is a window of Fragaria vesca subsp. vesca linkage group LG7, FraVesHawaii_1.0, whole genome shotgun sequence DNA encoding:
- the LOC101297494 gene encoding probable mediator of RNA polymerase II transcription subunit 37c-like, translating into MAEKEGYHAVGIDLGTTYSCVGVWQIDHVEIIQNDQGKRTTPSYVAFTDAEQLIGDAAFNQVFTNPANSIFDVKRLIGRRFSDNSVQNDLKHWPFKVVKGAGDKPLIEVTEKGVKKQFGAEEISSMVLSKMREISEAYLGSTVQNAVITVPAYFNNSQREATKKAGVAAGLNVMRIINEPTAAAIAYGLDKKVGWYGKRNVLVFDFGGGTLDVSLLVIADSVFEVKATAGDTHLGGEDFDNRMVDYCVKQFKRKHKVDITGNPKALRRLRNACEKAKRMLSTICEADIGIDYLHQGIDFSLTITRAKFEQLNADLFSKCMEPVEKCLEDATMKISSVHDVVLVGGSSRIPKVRQLLQDVFKGKELCQGINPDEAVAYGAAIQAAVLIGGNFNGKLLDFSLLDVTPLSLGVESHNSRIDPHNFKKYMNVVVPRNSPIPIKKKKRITTLYDNQHSVAFPVYEGESKIAKQNNFLGHFSLDDIPPVPKGQAKVDVCFDIDANGILSVSAEDMSTGKKEGITINSDRRTFEEETVHAIGIDLGTTNSCVAVWENDHVEIIANDQGMRITPSVVAFWGSQKLVGDAAIYQLERNPANSVFDAKRLIGRRFSDTSVQNDIKLWPFKVIKGPDDEPMIVVTQADKEKQFSAEDISSMVLTKMRGTAEAYIGTTVKNAVITVPAFFSDSQRQATKTAAVAAGLNVMRIINEPTAAAIAYGLVKKAGWYCKRNVMVFDLGGGTLDVSLLTIGDGACEVKTTAGETHLGGEDFDNRMVSFCVEEFKRQYGLDIRNSKALRRLRNACEEAKKNLSLMTTTNIVIDGLHQGIDFIMPITRAKFEKLNMDLFKKCMQQVKKCLKDAKMDIDDVNDVVLVGGSSRIPKVQQLLQDTFKGKELCKGINPDESVAYGAAVLAALLNGSRNEKLQGFTLLDVTALSLGVRIIGDLMSVVVPKNTKIPTKKQRTLTTSYANQDVIEFAIFEGESKTTSENNLLAVFEIDGIPPAPEGLPEFDVCFDIDANSVLSVSAVEKSTGKKKEITIKTKINRKQDPEIICVD